From Streptomonospora salina, the proteins below share one genomic window:
- a CDS encoding helix-turn-helix domain-containing protein: MITQTIDGTKFRQVRESRGIPVAALARAVGRSASLIYSIEAGRTQPSAEVFRLCCLFLQVDPASISTHPREPMAAAS, from the coding sequence ATGATCACTCAGACGATCGACGGAACGAAGTTCCGCCAGGTCCGCGAGAGCCGCGGCATCCCTGTCGCCGCCCTCGCCCGTGCCGTCGGCCGCTCGGCCAGCCTCATCTACAGCATCGAAGCCGGGCGAACTCAGCCCAGTGCCGAGGTGTTCCGCCTCTGCTGCCTGTTCCTTCAGGTCGACCCGGCATCGATCAGCACTCATCCCCGCGAGCCCATGGCGGCCGCATCGTGA
- a CDS encoding DUF6907 domain-containing protein, translated as MHSQSSNPATAVEGSASASQPAVQPRVMTLENQVSDLPYWLTSPCPHWCGGFHRPHDTIHDALHLSDFDVTLQLTTQEADPHVNRDELGIEPVQLAASLRQHHLEAAPRVALVADIDGKERDLKLTLAEARELAAGLTHLLSLAEDGGAR; from the coding sequence ATGCACTCCCAGAGTAGCAACCCCGCCACAGCCGTAGAGGGATCGGCCTCGGCCTCACAGCCCGCTGTGCAGCCGCGCGTCATGACCTTGGAGAACCAGGTCAGCGACCTTCCGTACTGGCTGACCAGTCCCTGCCCGCACTGGTGCGGCGGCTTCCACCGCCCGCACGACACCATCCACGACGCGCTGCACCTCAGCGACTTCGACGTGACCCTGCAGCTGACCACGCAGGAGGCCGATCCCCACGTCAACCGCGACGAGCTGGGCATCGAACCGGTGCAGCTCGCGGCCAGCCTGCGCCAGCACCACCTCGAAGCGGCCCCGCGCGTCGCCCTGGTCGCCGACATCGACGGCAAGGAACGCGATCTGAAGCTGACGCTCGCAGAGGCGCGCGAACTCGCCGCCGGACTGACTCACCTGCTCTCCCTGGCCGAGGACGGAGGTGCCCGGTGA
- a CDS encoding phage/plasmid primase, P4 family: MTTLAPGDTSTRSHAMAYLAREWKAFALSASKKPLRNCDACDVACTTPEAKERCDCLACHGFYAATADEDRVDAMFMVDPRRCLAVRTGAPSGIMVVDVDGPEGVATMRELIAEGILPRTLSARTGSGGYHLVYRHPGGHVMSGAGKVGHKVDSKSDGAYVVAPPSVHPRTGERYRWIDWSVPLATPPRALVDGLRPPTVPPRPAVDLGRLPGHLAHARIKGLVTKVLEAPEGNGNNVLHWSACRAGEMVARGEVTEDQAHAALFDAATSIGIKPGDAGRDPRPRHHRQRPAQGAAVTEAPTDDGPPSADEILQSAGITTSGPGLTAVEPDAEDGPSPLRFTDDWLATVLVSQYGDVVRYCPKFGYWLAWDGQRWRECADSGPIRQLVRTIARSLPEDDKDAVRAKNRACSRGGIDAAVALAQGDPKVVVEPEQLDAHPWELNTPGGIVDLRTGKLLPHDPAKLHTRIAAATPDACADASMWTRFLEVTFPGDAELVSYMCRLAGYSAVGEVRDHVLPFCYGDGGNGKGVFLEALYKILGEYAGKAKRGFLSVRAHDPHPEEIANLAGRRFVLVSETNEADKFDEGKVKELTGGDTLTGRQMYGKSFSFEPAHTLWLMGNHRPKVESGGRSFWRRAREIPFLHKVPEEQQIPDLQNRLVRDHGDALMAWIVQGAVEYYQGGLQTPQSVIDATAEYQRDQDTVKRFLEECCHVGGGKLVKVLKDTLRSEYEKWCRSEGLEPVNSMSLGKELRGHGIDSVRSNSKSFYINVGLAATEEDEGASWGR, encoded by the coding sequence TTGACCACCCTCGCCCCCGGCGACACCTCGACCCGCAGTCACGCCATGGCGTATCTCGCGCGCGAGTGGAAGGCGTTCGCGCTCTCCGCGTCGAAGAAGCCGCTGCGCAACTGCGACGCCTGCGATGTCGCCTGCACCACCCCAGAAGCCAAGGAGCGCTGCGACTGCCTGGCCTGCCACGGGTTCTACGCCGCGACGGCCGACGAGGACCGCGTCGACGCCATGTTCATGGTGGATCCCCGCCGTTGCCTCGCGGTCCGCACCGGGGCGCCCAGCGGGATCATGGTCGTCGACGTGGACGGGCCCGAAGGCGTCGCCACCATGCGCGAGCTGATCGCCGAAGGGATCCTGCCGCGCACGCTGAGCGCCCGTACCGGCTCCGGCGGATACCACCTCGTCTACCGGCACCCCGGCGGGCACGTCATGTCCGGCGCCGGGAAAGTCGGGCACAAGGTCGACAGCAAGTCCGACGGCGCCTACGTCGTAGCACCACCATCGGTGCACCCGCGCACCGGCGAGCGGTACCGGTGGATCGACTGGTCGGTCCCCCTCGCCACCCCGCCGCGCGCCCTCGTCGACGGGCTCCGTCCGCCCACGGTGCCTCCGCGGCCCGCCGTCGACCTCGGCCGGCTGCCCGGTCACCTCGCCCACGCCCGCATCAAAGGTCTGGTCACCAAGGTGCTGGAAGCCCCCGAAGGCAACGGCAACAACGTGCTCCATTGGAGCGCCTGCCGAGCGGGAGAGATGGTCGCCCGCGGCGAAGTCACCGAGGACCAGGCCCACGCCGCCCTGTTCGATGCCGCCACCAGCATCGGGATCAAACCCGGCGACGCCGGCCGCGACCCCCGCCCACGGCACCATCGGCAGCGGCCTGCGCAGGGGGCAGCAGTGACCGAAGCCCCGACTGACGACGGCCCGCCCTCAGCCGACGAGATCCTCCAATCCGCCGGCATCACCACCTCCGGCCCCGGGCTCACCGCCGTCGAACCCGACGCCGAGGACGGGCCCTCGCCGCTGCGCTTCACCGACGACTGGCTCGCTACCGTCCTCGTCTCCCAGTACGGCGACGTCGTGCGCTACTGCCCCAAGTTCGGGTACTGGCTCGCCTGGGACGGGCAGCGGTGGCGCGAGTGCGCCGACTCCGGACCGATCCGCCAGCTCGTGCGCACCATCGCCCGGAGCCTGCCCGAGGACGATAAGGACGCCGTGCGGGCGAAGAACCGCGCGTGCTCGCGCGGCGGCATCGACGCCGCTGTCGCCCTCGCCCAGGGCGACCCGAAGGTGGTGGTCGAGCCCGAGCAGCTCGACGCCCACCCCTGGGAGCTGAACACGCCCGGCGGCATCGTCGACCTGCGCACCGGCAAGCTCCTGCCCCACGACCCGGCCAAGCTCCACACCCGGATCGCCGCGGCCACGCCCGACGCGTGCGCCGACGCCTCCATGTGGACCCGGTTCCTGGAGGTGACCTTCCCTGGCGACGCCGAGCTGGTCTCCTACATGTGCCGCCTGGCCGGATACTCCGCCGTCGGTGAGGTCCGCGACCACGTGCTCCCGTTCTGCTACGGCGACGGCGGCAACGGTAAAGGAGTCTTCCTCGAAGCGCTCTACAAGATCCTGGGCGAATACGCGGGCAAGGCCAAGCGCGGGTTCCTATCGGTGCGCGCCCACGACCCCCACCCAGAGGAGATCGCGAACCTCGCCGGCCGCCGGTTCGTGCTCGTCTCCGAGACCAACGAGGCCGACAAGTTCGACGAGGGCAAGGTCAAGGAGCTGACCGGCGGCGACACCCTCACCGGGCGCCAGATGTACGGCAAGAGCTTCAGCTTCGAGCCCGCGCACACGCTGTGGCTGATGGGCAACCACCGGCCCAAGGTCGAGTCCGGCGGCCGCTCGTTCTGGCGCAGGGCGCGCGAGATCCCGTTCCTGCACAAGGTGCCGGAGGAGCAGCAGATCCCGGACCTGCAGAACCGGCTGGTGCGCGACCACGGCGACGCCCTCATGGCCTGGATCGTGCAAGGCGCTGTCGAGTACTACCAGGGCGGCCTGCAGACGCCGCAGTCGGTCATCGACGCCACCGCCGAATACCAGCGCGACCAGGACACCGTGAAGCGGTTCCTGGAGGAGTGCTGCCACGTCGGCGGCGGGAAGCTCGTGAAGGTCCTCAAGGACACGCTGCGCAGCGAATACGAGAAGTGGTGCCGCAGCGAGGGCCTGGAACCGGTGAACTCCATGTCGCTCGGCAAGGAGCTGCGCGGCCACGGCATCGACAGCGTCCGGTCCAACAGCAAGTCCTTCTACATCAACGTCGGTCTGGCCGCCACTGAGGAAGACGAGGGGGCCTCATGGGGCCGATGA